The Henckelia pumila isolate YLH828 unplaced genomic scaffold, ASM3356847v2 CTG_461:::fragment_3, whole genome shotgun sequence genome window below encodes:
- the LOC140872107 gene encoding putative disease resistance protein At1g50180, which produces MAEAVVSVALETLGNLLIQEATFLSGVKDQVKELQTEFGNLQSLLKDADRKQQDSETIRNWIKEIRRLAYRAEDVLEEYVVKAAAGSGKGERGFLNILKRFVCFANEMGTLHNIGSEIETIKSQINKLTGKMDKFGIEAIIRRDDHEEESTSDHENKRRFIRKTYPHEELQHFVGMEEDIEKLASLLVSDQEISHHGVIGVWGMGGSGKTSVANKVYKNVDVKNFFDLFAWVCISQKCQIQSVIQDIFRQLLPEKKKDMNVEDGELVEQIYKVQMEKKCLIVVDDIWKLDDWKCLNKCFPISVGISHSKVLLTTRNKKVAEIGYPIQLKGITEDEAWELLRMKAFAKIHFKEAWDESEYEKLGRKMIRKCERLPLAVSVIGGILSGKNSLEEWKLASEDVNSYIGRGEGTGEQGEVEKVLALSYDELPYHLKPCFLSLGFLREDESIFVESIYDLWMAQGLIISKHVGRNETMRDVAKCYFSELQFRSMVLSHNLSRVSLHDSILELCLSKAKEEEFLKVVDDHNISGKAYRLVAHVDGEDNYLDVLKAIENSNIPLRSVQIIHKQLSDYLILPKEIFHLPHFKSLRTLIIFRCYLRGKCFRGIENLIHLRMLGLALCQWQNFTLESVDKLSFLQTLGLTGTTITSMQLAPVDTFCKMPQLRHLYLPHFPNGVIRTERKLRLVNLSQLECLYNFQSKFYELKDLFHLEKLRTLRDCEVNDHENLVQITDYICGSNLRSIHISIGDSDFNGRQESEALRKLLKMPNVSLELGIRSCKLLKLPRLETVDFSNMCPGLVHLSLEFIRTEIVEDIMQALDKFPNLKILRLQIIRFRGKQMICDAGSFPRLEELFFSEVRGKFELRIDEAAMPNLSTMVIVICSGISFMIPQRLRLLADLK; this is translated from the exons ATGGCCGAAGCTGTAGTCTCTGTGGCATTGGAAACGCTTGGAAATCTGTTGATACAAGAAGCAACATTTCTCAGTGGAGTGAAAGATCAAGTTAAGGAGCTTCAAACTGAGTTTGGAAACTTACAATCACTCTTAAAAGACGCAGATCGTAAACAACAAGATAGCGAAACGATTCGAAACTGGATCAAAGAGATCAGGCGTCTTGCATACAGAGCCGAGGATGTTCTTGAAGAATATGTGGTGAAAGCTGCTGCTGGTTCTGGAAAAGGAGAGCGGGGATTTCTTAACATTCTGAAAAGATTCGTCTGTTTTGCGAATGAAATGGGAACTTTACACAACATTGGATCTGAAATAGAAACAATCAAGTCACAGATCAACAAACTCACCGGGAAAATGGATAAGTTTGGCATAGAGGCCATAATTAGACGTGATGATCATGAAGAGGAAAGTACTTCTGATCATGAGAACAAACGACGTTTCATTAGAAAAACATATCCTCACGAGGAGCTTCAACATTTCGTGGGGATGGAGGAAGACATCGAAAAACTTGCTTCTCTTCTAGTTTCTGATCAAGAAATTAGTCACCATGGAGTTATTGGTGTATGGGGTATGGGCGGATCCGGTAAAACTTCTGTTGCCAACAAGGTTTATAAGAACGTCGATGTCAAAAATTTTTTTGACTTGTTTGCTTGGGTTTGCATATCCCAAAAATGCCAAATACAATCTGTGATTCAAGATATATTTCGACAGCTTCTCCCTGAGAAAAAGAAAGATATGAATGTAGAGGATGGCGAGTTGGTGGAACAAATTTATAAAGTGCAAATGGAAAAGAAATGTCTGATTGTAGTGGATGATATCTGGAAACTCGATGATTGGAAATGTCTGAACAAATGTTTCCCAATTAGTGTTGGAATTAGTCACAGCAAAGTATTGCTCACAACTCGGAATAAAAAGGTGGCAGAAATTGGATATCCAATTCAACTAAAGGGTATCACAGAGGACGAGGCATGGGAGCTCCTCCGCATGAAAGCATTTGCTAAGATTCATTTCAAAG AAGCATGGGATGAATCTGAATATGAGAAATTAGGAAGGAAGATGATAAGAAAATGTGAACGTTTGCCATTAGCAGTCTCTGTGATCGGAGGGATATTGAGCGGTAAAAATTCTTTGGAAGAATGGAAATTAGCGAGCGAAGATGTGAATTCTTACATAGGGAGAGGTGAAGGAACAGGGGAACAAGGAGAGGTGGAGAAAGTGTTGGCTTTAAGTTATGATGAATTGCCATATCATCTTAAACCTTGTTTTCTCTCTTTGGGGTTCTTACGAGAAGATGAGAGTATATTTGTAGAATCAATCTATGATTTGTGGATGGCACAAGGTTTGATCATATCAAAACATGTCGGCAGAAACGAAACAATGCGCGATGTGGCAAAGTGTTATTTCTCTGAGTTACAATTTCGAAGTATGGTTCTGTCACATAATCTTTCGAGAGTCTCTCTTCACGACTCGATACTGGAATTGTGCCTATCAAAGGCTAAAGAGGAGGAGTTTCTCAAGGTTGTGGACGATCACAATATTTCCGGTAAAGCTTATAGACTGGTCGCGCACGTGGACGGGGAAGACAATTATTTGGACGTTCTCAAGGCAATAGAAAACAGTAATATCCCTTTAAGATCTGTGCAAATTATTCACAAGCAGTTAAGTGACTACTTGATTTTACCAAAAGAGATCTTCCATCTCCCACATTTTAAATCCCTTCGAACACTGATCATTTTCCGTTGTTATTTGAGAGGGAAATGCTTCCGCGGAATAGAGAATTTAATCCATCTTAGAATGTTGGGTTTGGCACTGTGTCAATGGCAAAACTTTACATTAGAATCGGTTGACAAGCTATCTTTTCTACAAACACTTGGTTTGACTGGTACCACAATAACATCGATGCAGTTGGCGCCAGTGGATACATTTTGCAAGATGCCGCAATTGAGGCATTTATATCTTCCCCATTTTCCAAATGGAGTTATAAGAACAGAAAGAAAGCTGAGATTGGTGAACCTGTCTCAGCTAGAGTGTCTATATAATTTTCAAAGCAAATTTTACGAGTTGAAAGATCTCTTTCATTTGGAAAAGCTGCGAACTCTTCGTGACTGTGAGGTAAATGATCATGAAAATCTGGTTCAAATAACAGATTACATTTGTGGAAGCAATCTAAGATCGATACATATTTCTATTGGAGATAGTGATTTTAATGGACGGCAGGAATCAGAGGCCCTTAGAAAACTTCTAAAGATGCCAAATGTTAGTCTTGAACTTGGTATCAGATCATGTAAATTGTTGAAACTTCCTCGATTAGAAACCGTAGACTTCTCAAACATGTGTCCAGGCCTTGTGCACTTGAGTTTAGAGTTCATAAGAACAGAGATTGTGGAGGATATCATGCAAGCACTAGACAAGTTTCCAAATCTTAAAATACTCCGTTTGCAAATCATTCGATTCCGCGGGAAACAAATGATTTGCGATGCTGGAAGCTTTCCTCGACTTGAAGAGCTTTTTTTCTCTGAAGTTCGAGGGAAGTTTGAGTTGAGGATCGATGAAGCTGCCATGCCCAATCTATCAACCATGGTTATTGTGATCTGCTCTGGAATCAGTTTCATGATTCCGCAAAGATTGAGATTGTTAGCAGATTTAAAATGA